A window of the Candidatus Eisenbacteria bacterium genome harbors these coding sequences:
- a CDS encoding tetratricopeptide repeat protein has protein sequence MDRVSGWWEDYQRILLIALAVIALVVGGGYLYLRSQKTQEDQAAGQLAEASVVFWQGDYNRSLQVAKQTYTQYPSTPSGIDAHRVAGDASFWIGDFKSAVTEYRQYLGKVKSGELADAARRSLAYSLESNGQTQDAAKEYDALVGRIDRITSGEMLAGAARCYRRLNQPAEAIKRLERLVSEFGDTYYAQVARVTLGELKATAR, from the coding sequence ATGGATCGCGTCTCCGGCTGGTGGGAGGACTATCAGCGGATCCTGCTGATCGCCCTGGCCGTGATCGCGTTGGTCGTGGGCGGCGGCTACCTCTACCTGCGCTCCCAAAAGACCCAGGAGGACCAGGCCGCGGGTCAGCTGGCGGAGGCCAGCGTCGTGTTCTGGCAGGGCGACTACAACCGCTCGCTCCAGGTGGCCAAGCAGACCTACACGCAGTACCCGTCGACGCCGAGCGGCATCGATGCGCACCGCGTGGCGGGCGACGCCTCGTTCTGGATCGGCGACTTCAAGAGCGCGGTGACCGAGTACCGCCAGTACCTCGGCAAGGTCAAGAGCGGCGAGCTGGCCGACGCCGCGCGCCGCAGCCTCGCGTACTCGCTCGAGAGCAATGGACAGACGCAGGACGCGGCAAAGGAATACGACGCACTGGTGGGCCGCATCGACCGCATCACCTCGGGGGAGATGCTCGCCGGCGCCGCCCGGTGCTACCGACGGCTCAACCAGCCCGCGGAAGCGATCAAGCGCCTCGAGCGCCTGGTCTCGGAGTTCGGCGACACGTACTACGCGCAGGTGGCCCGGGTCACGCTGGGCGAGCTGAAGGCGACGGCGCGCTGA
- a CDS encoding glycoside hydrolase family 57 protein produces MSGGVRVELILLWHQHQPDYRDPHTGRSRLPWVRLHATKDYVDMARRLEPFPRVKATFNFVPSLVDQIEAAARGEPDELFELLARDPRDLTAEERAAVARRCAQCPTHARSRWPALGALASRAESGAELPDSDLLALEIGFLLAWLDPLFHPVPEAVAAIGSPPRLEIRDGLLALHHRLLGDVIPVHRELHARGQIELSTSPYYHPILPLLVDLSAATRARPDLPLPRRPFVAPEDARLQLERAIARHAKVFGAPPRGVWPSEGSVSPEVAELAAGLGLEWLASDQGVLERSLDERVPEAHFRPWRLDTKAGRIHIFFRDHELSDRIGFVYQRWKAGDAVADFVDRLRRIGRRHAERVPIVSVMLDGENCWEGYEQDGGPFLDKLYAALASAEDIRTTTPAEVLARGGSWPGLSRLHSGSWIDADFHIWAGHPEKNRAWDLLGRARERLAAHPQAPEIARESLLKAEGSDWFWWLGDDHFTSDKALFDSLFRGHLRAIHEACGDPVPPDLEVPIAAVSRPGKEEIPSALLTPVIDGRQTDYYEWHDAGHRAIAGAGSAMHAGSGWFHDLYYGFDLSSFHLRADFVHAPGEKRALRIEWLEPVTARFEISTLARGEHSVLRAVSGAPPAAVPGAVACLDLVLELSLPIEALGIRPGDRVSFFVQILEGGRPVETAPASDAVRLEAPDESFDASVWSP; encoded by the coding sequence ATGAGCGGCGGCGTTCGGGTCGAGCTGATCCTCCTGTGGCATCAGCACCAGCCCGATTATCGCGATCCGCACACCGGACGATCACGGCTTCCCTGGGTCCGGCTCCATGCCACCAAGGACTACGTGGACATGGCGCGGCGCCTCGAGCCCTTCCCACGGGTGAAGGCGACATTCAATTTCGTTCCCTCGCTCGTGGATCAGATCGAGGCCGCTGCGCGCGGCGAGCCGGACGAGCTGTTCGAGCTGCTGGCGCGCGACCCGAGAGATCTGACGGCCGAGGAGCGCGCGGCGGTGGCGCGGCGTTGTGCCCAGTGCCCGACCCACGCGCGCTCGCGATGGCCGGCGCTCGGGGCGCTCGCGTCCCGAGCCGAGAGCGGCGCCGAGCTGCCGGACAGCGACCTCCTGGCGCTCGAGATCGGGTTCTTGCTGGCGTGGCTCGATCCGCTGTTCCACCCGGTGCCCGAAGCGGTGGCGGCCATCGGCTCCCCGCCGCGTCTCGAGATCCGCGACGGGCTGCTCGCGCTCCACCACCGCTTGCTCGGCGACGTGATTCCCGTGCATCGCGAGCTCCACGCTCGCGGCCAGATCGAGCTGTCCACGTCGCCTTACTATCATCCGATCCTGCCGTTGCTGGTGGACTTGTCGGCCGCGACGCGCGCGCGGCCCGATCTCCCGCTTCCACGCCGCCCATTCGTCGCGCCCGAGGACGCCCGCCTCCAGCTCGAGCGCGCGATCGCGCGTCACGCGAAGGTGTTTGGCGCGCCGCCACGCGGCGTGTGGCCGTCGGAGGGCAGCGTGAGTCCGGAAGTCGCGGAGCTCGCCGCGGGTCTCGGGCTCGAGTGGCTGGCCAGCGACCAGGGCGTCCTCGAGCGCTCGCTCGACGAGCGCGTCCCCGAGGCTCACTTCCGTCCCTGGCGGCTCGACACGAAGGCGGGCCGGATCCACATCTTCTTCCGCGACCACGAGCTGTCGGACCGGATCGGCTTCGTGTACCAGCGGTGGAAGGCCGGCGACGCGGTGGCCGACTTCGTCGACCGCCTGCGCCGGATCGGCCGGCGACACGCCGAACGTGTTCCGATCGTATCGGTCATGCTCGACGGAGAAAACTGCTGGGAGGGTTACGAGCAGGACGGCGGCCCGTTCCTCGACAAGCTGTACGCCGCGCTGGCGTCGGCGGAGGACATCCGCACCACGACGCCGGCCGAGGTGCTGGCGCGTGGCGGCTCGTGGCCGGGACTCTCACGGCTCCATTCGGGATCGTGGATCGATGCCGACTTCCACATCTGGGCCGGGCATCCGGAAAAGAATCGCGCCTGGGATCTGCTCGGCCGCGCCCGCGAGCGGCTGGCCGCGCATCCACAGGCTCCGGAGATCGCGCGGGAGTCATTGCTCAAGGCGGAGGGCTCGGACTGGTTCTGGTGGCTGGGCGACGATCACTTCACGAGCGACAAGGCCTTGTTCGACAGTCTATTTCGCGGGCACCTTCGAGCCATCCACGAAGCCTGCGGAGACCCCGTCCCACCCGACCTCGAGGTGCCGATCGCGGCCGTGTCGAGACCCGGGAAGGAGGAGATCCCCAGCGCTCTTCTCACACCAGTGATCGACGGCCGTCAGACCGACTATTACGAGTGGCACGATGCCGGACATCGCGCGATCGCGGGAGCGGGCTCTGCCATGCACGCCGGCAGCGGGTGGTTTCACGATCTCTACTACGGCTTCGACCTCTCGAGCTTTCATCTGCGCGCCGACTTCGTCCACGCGCCGGGCGAGAAGCGAGCGCTGCGCATCGAGTGGCTCGAGCCCGTGACGGCGCGGTTCGAGATCTCCACGCTGGCGAGGGGAGAGCACTCGGTCCTTCGGGCCGTCTCCGGCGCCCCGCCGGCCGCGGTCCCGGGTGCGGTTGCGTGTCTCGATCTCGTGCTCGAGCTGTCGCTCCCGATCGAGGCGCTCGGCATTCGGCCCGGCGACCGCGTCAGTTTCTTCGTCCAGATCCTCGAAGGAGGCCGTCCAGTCGAGACCGCGCCGGCTTCCGACGCGGTGCGCCTCGAAGCCCCCGATGAGTCGTTCGACGCTTCGGTGTGGAGCCCCTGA
- a CDS encoding NAD-dependent succinate-semialdehyde dehydrogenase has product MPMNAVNPATGQVLREYTEHDAAEVERRLALAARAFTAWRSTGFAERAGRLRAAAAILRRDRDDLARLMTEEMGKPIAQAEAEVEKCAIACHHFADHGPADLEPEVVATDASMSLVRFDPLGPLLAVMPWNFPLWQVFRAAVPALMAGNVMLLKHASNVPGCAIAAERVFDEAGFPEGVFTTLLIGASRAEALVDHEAIRAVTLTGSEAAGTSLAARAGKALKKCVLELGGSDPFLVLADADLDQVAAEAVTARLVNNGESCIAAKRFIVEDPLGERFEWLLGQRMARLRLGDPMDRSTELGPLARADLVDTLDRQVRESVARGARIVTGGARPPRPGSYYAPTVLAHVTPGMPAFDEETFGPVAAVIRARDRGHALELANQSRYGLGASIWTTDDAAGLALAADLEAGSVFVNGVVRSDPRLPFGGVKRSGYGRELSAFGLREFVNVKTVWVR; this is encoded by the coding sequence ATCCCCATGAACGCCGTCAATCCAGCCACCGGTCAGGTGCTTCGCGAGTACACCGAGCACGACGCCGCCGAGGTCGAGCGCCGTCTGGCGCTGGCGGCCCGTGCGTTCACGGCGTGGCGCAGCACCGGATTCGCGGAGCGTGCCGGGCGCCTTCGCGCCGCGGCGGCAATCCTGCGCCGCGATCGCGACGATCTCGCGCGCCTGATGACCGAGGAGATGGGCAAGCCGATCGCCCAGGCCGAGGCCGAGGTCGAGAAGTGCGCGATCGCCTGCCACCACTTCGCCGACCACGGTCCCGCCGATCTCGAGCCGGAAGTGGTCGCGACCGACGCATCGATGAGCCTGGTGCGTTTCGATCCGCTCGGGCCTCTGCTCGCCGTCATGCCTTGGAACTTCCCGTTATGGCAGGTCTTCCGCGCCGCGGTCCCGGCGCTGATGGCGGGTAACGTGATGCTGCTCAAGCACGCGTCCAACGTACCGGGATGCGCGATCGCCGCCGAGCGCGTGTTCGACGAAGCGGGCTTCCCGGAGGGGGTCTTCACGACGCTGCTGATCGGCGCGTCTCGCGCCGAAGCCCTGGTCGACCACGAGGCGATCCGCGCGGTCACCCTGACCGGCAGCGAGGCGGCGGGAACCAGCCTCGCGGCACGCGCCGGCAAAGCGCTCAAGAAATGCGTGCTCGAGCTCGGCGGCTCCGACCCTTTCCTCGTGCTGGCCGACGCCGACCTGGACCAGGTCGCGGCCGAGGCAGTCACCGCGCGGCTCGTCAACAACGGCGAGAGCTGCATCGCGGCCAAGCGCTTCATCGTCGAGGACCCGCTTGGCGAGCGCTTCGAGTGGCTGCTCGGCCAGCGCATGGCCCGGCTGCGGCTCGGCGATCCGATGGATCGATCCACCGAGCTCGGCCCTCTCGCGCGCGCCGATCTCGTCGACACGCTCGACCGGCAGGTGCGCGAGTCCGTGGCGCGAGGCGCGCGCATCGTGACCGGCGGCGCCCGTCCACCGCGTCCCGGCTCCTACTACGCCCCCACCGTGCTGGCTCACGTCACGCCCGGCATGCCGGCCTTCGACGAGGAGACGTTCGGTCCCGTGGCCGCGGTGATTCGCGCTCGCGACCGCGGGCACGCGCTCGAGCTCGCCAACCAGTCGCGCTATGGCCTGGGCGCCAGCATCTGGACCACCGACGATGCGGCGGGGCTGGCGCTGGCCGCCGATCTCGAAGCCGGCTCGGTGTTCGTGAACGGCGTGGTGCGGTCCGATCCGCGGCTCCCCTTCGGCGGCGTCAAGCGCTCGGGCTACGGCCGGGAGCTCTCCGCGTTCGGATTGCGCGAGTTCGTGAACGTCAAGACCGTCTGGGTGCGCTGA
- a CDS encoding DinB family protein has protein sequence MKELERIRDQFERSFKGPSWHGPAVLELLDGITAAQASARPIAGAHSIWEITQHMATWKSVVARRVRGEVVGNIPDDEDWPPAGQGAGEWAAARQRLEAAHADLVVALGSLSEEQLDEPPYKDASTRYIQLHGAIQHDLYHAGQIAVLKKS, from the coding sequence ATGAAAGAGCTGGAGAGGATTCGAGACCAGTTCGAGCGATCCTTCAAGGGTCCCTCGTGGCATGGCCCGGCCGTGCTCGAGTTGCTCGACGGAATCACGGCCGCGCAGGCGTCGGCTCGGCCGATCGCAGGCGCACACAGCATCTGGGAGATCACGCAGCACATGGCGACCTGGAAATCGGTGGTCGCGCGCCGCGTGCGCGGCGAGGTCGTGGGCAACATTCCCGACGACGAAGACTGGCCGCCGGCCGGTCAGGGCGCCGGTGAGTGGGCCGCGGCTCGGCAGCGGCTCGAGGCCGCCCACGCGGATCTGGTCGTAGCACTCGGCAGCCTGAGCGAGGAGCAGCTGGACGAGCCTCCGTACAAGGACGCATCCACGCGCTACATCCAGCTCCACGGCGCCATCCAGCACGACCTCTATCACGCGGGCCAAATCGCGGTGCTCAAGAAAAGCTGA